A single region of the Bacillus cereus genome encodes:
- a CDS encoding DODA-type extradiol aromatic ring-opening family dioxygenase — MMPSLFLAHGSPMLAIQDTDYTRFLKTLGETYKPKAIVIFTAHWESEVLTISSSDEEYETIYDFGGFPPELYEIKYRAKGSSSIASMLATKFKNKDIPVRHNMTRGLDHGSWTLLHRMYPEANIPVIQISVNPFLPAKEQFEIGEALKGLGQEDILVIGSGVTVHNLRVLKWNQTTPENWAIEFDDWIIKHMQTNDKDALFNWEKNAPHAQLAVPRAEHFVPLFIAMGSGEQTGKVIHRSYELGTLSYLCLQF, encoded by the coding sequence ATGATGCCATCACTATTTTTAGCACACGGTTCACCAATGCTTGCCATTCAAGATACAGACTATACACGCTTTTTAAAGACACTTGGAGAAACATATAAACCGAAAGCTATTGTTATTTTTACCGCTCACTGGGAAAGTGAAGTATTAACGATTTCCTCTTCAGATGAAGAATATGAAACAATTTATGACTTTGGAGGTTTTCCTCCTGAGTTATACGAAATCAAATATCGTGCGAAAGGCTCTTCTAGCATTGCATCTATGCTAGCAACAAAATTTAAAAATAAAGACATTCCAGTCCGACATAATATGACGAGAGGGTTAGATCATGGTTCATGGACACTCCTGCATCGTATGTATCCAGAAGCAAATATTCCTGTCATACAAATATCAGTAAATCCATTCCTCCCTGCAAAAGAACAATTTGAAATTGGAGAAGCACTAAAAGGACTTGGACAAGAAGATATTTTAGTAATCGGTAGCGGTGTTACTGTTCATAATTTACGAGTATTGAAATGGAATCAAACAACACCTGAAAATTGGGCAATTGAATTTGATGATTGGATTATTAAACATATGCAGACCAATGATAAAGATGCATTGTTTAATTGGGAGAAGAATGCGCCTCATGCACAATTAGCAGTACCACGAGCAGAGCATTTTGTTCCTTTATTTATCGCAATGGGTAGTGGTGAACAGACAGGAAAAGTCATTCACCGTAGCTACGAGCTAGGTACATTAAGTTATCTTTGCCTTCAGTTTTAA
- a CDS encoding alpha/beta hydrolase: MNVQKSFVTALDGSEIYLRKWLPEGDPRGIIQIAHGMTEHAGVYTDFIDALLEAGYGVYAHDHKGHGKTVKREEDYGHFEPNVGWSEAVSDVIFVSEMIKEEQTGPLFLLGHSMGSFLSRRAVQLKGELYDGFLISGTGGNPGLLGSIGHKVATIEMKLRGPKTKSPMLNFLSFGNFNSHFKPNRTKFDWLSSDNSQVDRYIKDPLCGFICTTSFYRELFHGVLEVNKIEEFKKTPKNLPIHIFSGDRDPVGDMGKGVTEVYENYKKCGVKDLTLRLYENGRHEMFHEVNRDEVFKDLISWLDRHIV, from the coding sequence ATGAACGTACAGAAAAGTTTCGTTACGGCATTGGATGGATCGGAAATTTATTTGCGTAAGTGGTTACCAGAAGGAGATCCGCGAGGGATTATTCAAATTGCACATGGTATGACAGAACATGCAGGTGTTTATACAGACTTTATTGATGCTTTATTAGAAGCAGGATATGGTGTTTATGCTCATGATCATAAAGGGCATGGAAAAACAGTGAAAAGAGAAGAAGACTATGGTCATTTCGAACCAAATGTAGGTTGGAGTGAGGCTGTGTCTGATGTGATTTTTGTTTCGGAAATGATAAAAGAAGAGCAGACAGGTCCATTGTTTTTACTTGGACATAGTATGGGTTCTTTTTTATCAAGACGTGCTGTACAACTTAAAGGTGAACTATATGATGGATTTCTTATTTCAGGAACTGGTGGAAATCCAGGGCTTTTAGGAAGTATCGGTCATAAAGTAGCGACAATTGAGATGAAATTACGCGGGCCCAAAACGAAAAGCCCGATGCTAAACTTTTTATCTTTCGGAAACTTTAACTCGCACTTTAAGCCAAATCGTACAAAATTTGATTGGTTATCTTCAGATAATAGCCAGGTAGATAGATATATAAAAGATCCTTTATGTGGCTTTATTTGCACAACAAGTTTTTATCGAGAATTATTTCATGGTGTACTAGAAGTAAATAAAATAGAAGAATTCAAGAAAACACCAAAAAATCTTCCGATACATATATTCTCTGGAGATCGTGATCCTGTTGGAGATATGGGAAAAGGTGTAACAGAAGTTTATGAAAACTATAAAAAATGTGGTGTGAAAGACCTGACACTACGTTTATATGAAAATGGAAGACATGAAATGTTCCATGAAGTGAATAGAGATGAAGTGTTTAAAGATTTGATTTCTTGGTTAGATAGACATATTGTATGA
- a CDS encoding pentapeptide repeat-containing protein codes for MSGFVNKEYIEIDFQYELIKEEELKNCTFIKCRFRGVDASEVFTKNCNFIECDFTGSLFNASIHQGTTFANCKFVGANLFVSKFEECKMTGSDFEEANLDGITIISGDWSYTNLRFANLSKQMLKGIRLIEADLYECNLEKADLREADLTGAQLGKAKLSGADLKGAIVDRVDFKSFDLKNVKLDIAQAVAVARCYGAKVN; via the coding sequence ATGAGCGGATTTGTAAATAAAGAATATATAGAAATAGATTTTCAATATGAATTGATTAAAGAAGAGGAATTAAAAAATTGTACCTTCATAAAATGCCGTTTTAGAGGGGTAGATGCATCAGAAGTTTTTACTAAAAATTGTAATTTCATAGAATGTGATTTTACTGGTTCTCTTTTTAATGCTTCTATCCACCAAGGAACTACATTCGCAAATTGTAAGTTTGTTGGTGCGAATTTATTCGTATCTAAGTTTGAAGAATGTAAAATGACTGGATCCGATTTTGAAGAAGCGAATTTAGATGGAATAACAATAATATCCGGTGATTGGTCATATACAAATTTAAGGTTCGCGAACTTAAGTAAACAAATGCTAAAAGGTATACGTTTAATTGAAGCTGACTTATATGAATGTAATTTAGAAAAAGCAGATTTACGTGAAGCAGATTTAACAGGTGCACAATTAGGTAAGGCAAAACTTAGCGGTGCAGATTTAAAAGGAGCGATAGTTGATAGAGTTGATTTTAAAAGTTTTGATTTGAAAAATGTGAAATTAGACATAGCGCAGGCAGTTGCAGTAGCAAGATGTTATGGAGCTAAGGTGAACTGA
- a CDS encoding LytTR family DNA-binding domain-containing protein: MEDKTLGLLLDVVGELFSDEISIAVSNTKEYIYYRPSKRIDLKISVGDPIKEGTIAHKAMITKQKASEFINRDVFGIPYHGMAVPFSNNSKIEGCVTAIYPALTDGKSVVTLKTTDGWVPVPFSKVMYLEAKDKKTYVNSEELSGTHKYSLQEFEYLLPKDSFIRCHRSFIVNVNHIKAIYPDTHSTFLLSMDNGERVPVSQSYASYFRKLLGF, from the coding sequence ATGGAAGATAAAACATTAGGTTTACTACTAGATGTTGTTGGGGAATTATTTTCAGATGAAATTTCCATTGCAGTTTCGAATACGAAAGAATATATTTACTATCGGCCAAGTAAACGAATTGATTTAAAGATTAGCGTCGGGGATCCTATAAAGGAAGGGACGATTGCTCATAAAGCAATGATAACGAAGCAAAAAGCCTCTGAGTTTATTAACCGGGATGTTTTTGGTATTCCTTATCATGGAATGGCCGTACCATTTTCAAATAATAGCAAGATTGAAGGGTGCGTGACGGCAATTTATCCAGCTTTAACGGATGGCAAGTCAGTCGTTACTTTAAAAACAACAGACGGCTGGGTTCCGGTTCCTTTTTCAAAGGTCATGTATTTAGAGGCTAAAGATAAAAAGACGTATGTGAATTCAGAAGAGTTATCAGGAACACATAAATACTCGCTACAAGAATTCGAATACTTGCTTCCGAAAGATTCATTTATTAGATGTCACCGTTCATTTATTGTAAATGTTAATCATATTAAAGCGATTTATCCTGATACTCATTCTACTTTTTTACTTTCGATGGATAATGGGGAGAGAGTACCAGTTAGTCAATCATACGCCAGTTATTTCCGTAAGCTTCTAGGATTCTAG
- a CDS encoding acetyl-CoA hydrolase/transferase family protein produces MENNLDRIRDQRLKDRVVTPEEAASWIESGMTLGLSGFTRAGDVKAVPFALVNQVKNDKSFKVNVYTGASLGSDVDKLFAEAGILGKRLPFQADATMRKGINNGDFLFVDQHLSHTAELLRADVMDIDFAILEAVAITEDGMIIPTTSIGNSLAFSLNAKSIIIEMNMAQSAQLEGLHDLYEPGKQGERLPIPLVKTDDRIGTIGIPIDVEKVKGIVFTNQLDSPSTIVPPDEETVIMAQHLIEFLRKEVKVGRLTNHLAPLQSGIGSVANAVLHGMLDSEFEDLEVYSEVLQDAVFDLMDAGKVNFASCCSITLSEEKMQQVFSNFEKYRDKLMMRPQEISNHPEIIRRLGLISINTALELDMYGNVNSTHVLGTKMMNGIGGSGDFARNARLAIFVTKSIAKGGNISSIVPFVSHVDHTEHDVDVIVTEQGYADLRGLAPRERVELIIENCAHPMYRDQLRAYYEEAQARGGQTPHVLEKAFSWHTNYAENGTMLEAVVETI; encoded by the coding sequence ATGGAGAATAATTTGGATAGAATCAGGGATCAACGTTTAAAAGATCGGGTAGTTACACCTGAAGAAGCAGCTTCATGGATTGAAAGCGGAATGACTTTAGGCCTAAGTGGATTTACACGTGCTGGGGATGTAAAAGCAGTCCCATTTGCGCTAGTGAACCAAGTTAAGAATGATAAATCTTTTAAAGTAAATGTTTATACTGGAGCTTCCTTAGGTTCGGATGTAGATAAATTATTTGCTGAGGCAGGAATTTTAGGGAAGAGATTGCCATTCCAAGCCGATGCAACTATGCGAAAAGGAATTAATAACGGAGACTTTTTATTTGTGGATCAGCACTTATCTCATACAGCAGAGTTACTCCGTGCTGACGTTATGGATATAGATTTCGCTATTTTGGAAGCGGTTGCGATTACCGAGGACGGAATGATTATTCCAACCACTTCAATTGGAAATTCCTTAGCATTTTCCTTAAATGCTAAGTCTATTATTATTGAAATGAATATGGCCCAATCCGCGCAACTAGAGGGGCTGCATGATTTATATGAACCAGGAAAACAAGGGGAAAGGCTTCCAATTCCGCTAGTGAAAACGGATGATCGAATTGGAACGATCGGTATTCCGATTGATGTTGAAAAAGTGAAGGGGATTGTGTTTACGAATCAACTAGATTCGCCATCGACAATTGTTCCTCCGGATGAAGAAACTGTTATTATGGCACAGCATTTAATAGAGTTCCTTCGAAAAGAAGTAAAAGTAGGCCGATTAACAAATCATTTAGCGCCGTTACAATCAGGAATTGGTTCAGTTGCTAACGCAGTATTGCACGGAATGTTAGATTCAGAGTTTGAAGATTTAGAAGTATATTCCGAGGTTTTACAAGATGCGGTTTTTGATCTTATGGATGCTGGAAAAGTCAATTTTGCTTCTTGTTGTTCTATCACGCTTTCTGAAGAGAAAATGCAACAAGTATTTTCCAACTTTGAAAAATATCGTGACAAATTAATGATGCGCCCGCAAGAGATTTCTAATCATCCTGAAATCATTCGCCGCCTTGGATTAATCTCGATTAATACTGCTTTAGAATTAGATATGTACGGAAATGTCAACTCTACTCACGTTTTAGGTACAAAAATGATGAATGGTATTGGTGGTTCTGGTGATTTTGCAAGAAATGCACGCCTAGCTATCTTTGTTACGAAATCGATTGCAAAAGGTGGTAACATTTCAAGTATCGTTCCTTTCGTCTCTCATGTGGACCATACTGAACACGATGTAGATGTTATCGTTACTGAACAGGGGTATGCTGACTTAAGAGGGTTGGCGCCAAGAGAAAGAGTGGAACTGATTATTGAGAATTGCGCACATCCAATGTATCGTGATCAGCTAAGAGCTTATTACGAAGAAGCACAAGCAAGAGGTGGACAAACCCCTCATGTTTTAGAAAAAGCTTTTTCTTGGCATACGAATTATGCTGAAAATGGAACAATGCTTGAAGCAGTAGTAGAAACTATATAA
- a CDS encoding GNAT family N-acetyltransferase translates to MKIRKAELREANELSELALHSKAMWNYSEEFILACKEDLTITEEYIKNNFVYVLENDNTKIGFFSFLRNDKALDFLYIHPRCKGKGYGKILWEYVIEKANELGIKSFTIDSDPNAKGYYLKMGAKLIGETPSTVFKDRLLPLLQYDV, encoded by the coding sequence ATGAAGATAAGAAAAGCGGAATTAAGAGAAGCAAATGAATTAAGTGAACTCGCACTACATTCAAAAGCAATGTGGAACTATAGTGAAGAATTCATACTTGCTTGTAAGGAAGATTTAACAATTACAGAAGAGTACATAAAAAATAATTTTGTATATGTTTTAGAAAACGATAATACGAAGATTGGATTTTTCTCATTTTTACGTAATGATAAAGCTCTCGATTTTTTATACATTCATCCTCGTTGCAAAGGGAAAGGGTACGGGAAAATACTTTGGGAGTATGTAATAGAAAAAGCAAATGAACTAGGAATAAAAAGTTTTACAATTGATAGTGATCCGAATGCGAAAGGATATTACTTGAAGATGGGAGCAAAGTTAATCGGAGAGACGCCGTCAACGGTTTTTAAGGATCGACTATTACCGCTTTTGCAATATGATGTGTAA
- a CDS encoding YunG family protein, with product MDNVKKKQIYDMLTKSWSIETSSKWTSENPAKGQCGVTALVVQDLYEGEIKKTKVGEVWHFYNLIDGKMFDFTETQFNGKLNYMDEKSNREEAFTDTNEKQYSILKEKITKELKLSFDS from the coding sequence GTGGATAATGTGAAGAAAAAACAAATATATGACATGTTAACAAAATCGTGGTCGATTGAAACAAGTTCAAAATGGACGAGCGAAAATCCGGCAAAGGGACAATGTGGTGTAACGGCTCTAGTTGTTCAAGACTTATACGAGGGAGAGATTAAAAAAACGAAAGTAGGAGAAGTATGGCACTTTTATAACCTTATAGATGGAAAGATGTTTGATTTTACAGAGACTCAATTCAATGGAAAATTGAATTATATGGATGAGAAATCAAATCGGGAAGAAGCATTTACGGATACAAATGAAAAACAATATAGCATTTTGAAGGAAAAGATAACGAAAGAATTAAAATTATCTTTTGACTCTTAA
- a CDS encoding bifunctional S-methyl-5'-thioadenosine deaminase/S-adenosylhomocysteine deaminase yields the protein MKGEILLKTTYVNATIVTMNEQNEVIENGYIIVENDQIIDVKSGEFANDFEVDEVIDMKGKWVLPGLVNTHTHVVMSLLRGIGDDMLLQPWLETRIWPLESQFTPELAVASTELGLLEMVKSGTTSFSDMFNPIGVDQDAIMETVSRSGMRAAVSRTLFSFGTKDDEKKAIEEAEKYVKRYYNESGMLTTMVAPHSPYTCSTELLEECARIAVENQTMVHIHLSETEREVRDIEAQYGKRPVEYAASCGLFKRPTVIAHGVVLNENERAFLAEHDVRVAHNPNSNLKLGSGIANVKAMLEAGMKVGIATDSVASNNNLDMFEEMRIATLLQKGIHQDATALPVETALSLATKGAAEVIGMKQTGSLEVGKCADFITIDPSNKPHLQPADEVSSHLVYAASGKDISDVIINGKRVVWNGECKTLDEERIIFEASRYKRGLQR from the coding sequence TTGAAAGGGGAAATACTTTTGAAAACAACTTATGTAAACGCTACAATCGTAACGATGAATGAACAAAACGAAGTGATAGAAAATGGATATATCATTGTAGAAAATGATCAAATTATAGATGTAAAGAGCGGAGAATTCGCTAATGATTTTGAAGTAGATGAAGTAATTGATATGAAAGGAAAGTGGGTTTTACCAGGGCTTGTAAATACACATACACACGTTGTAATGAGTCTCTTAAGAGGTATTGGCGATGATATGTTATTACAACCATGGCTTGAGACGAGAATTTGGCCACTTGAAAGTCAGTTTACTCCAGAGCTTGCGGTCGCTAGCACGGAATTAGGATTACTTGAAATGGTGAAAAGTGGTACAACATCATTCTCTGACATGTTCAATCCAATTGGAGTAGATCAAGATGCAATTATGGAAACGGTATCAAGGAGTGGAATGCGAGCTGCTGTTTCAAGAACTTTATTTAGCTTCGGAACGAAAGACGATGAAAAGAAAGCAATTGAAGAAGCTGAGAAATATGTGAAGCGTTATTATAACGAAAGTGGTATGTTAACTACGATGGTTGCACCACATAGTCCATATACATGTTCTACAGAACTGTTAGAAGAATGCGCACGTATTGCAGTAGAAAATCAAACGATGGTTCATATTCATCTTTCGGAAACAGAGCGTGAAGTACGTGATATTGAAGCACAGTACGGAAAACGTCCAGTAGAATATGCAGCAAGTTGTGGGTTGTTTAAACGCCCAACAGTTATTGCACACGGTGTAGTATTAAATGAAAATGAGCGTGCATTTTTAGCAGAACATGACGTTCGAGTAGCTCATAATCCGAATAGTAATTTAAAACTAGGATCGGGTATAGCGAATGTAAAAGCGATGCTAGAAGCAGGAATGAAAGTTGGAATTGCAACAGATAGTGTTGCATCTAACAACAATTTAGATATGTTTGAAGAAATGCGCATAGCAACTTTATTACAAAAAGGTATTCATCAAGACGCAACAGCATTACCAGTTGAAACAGCTCTTTCTCTTGCGACAAAAGGAGCTGCGGAAGTAATTGGCATGAAACAAACGGGATCACTTGAGGTTGGAAAGTGTGCTGATTTTATTACGATTGATCCGTCTAATAAACCGCATTTACAACCAGCAGATGAAGTGTCATCGCACCTTGTATATGCTGCTAGTGGAAAAGATATAAGTGATGTAATTATTAACGGTAAACGTGTTGTTTGGAATGGTGAATGTAAAACATTAGATGAAGAGCGTATTATATTTGAAGCGAGTCGTTATAAACGTGGTTTACAAAGATAA
- a CDS encoding peptide ABC transporter substrate-binding protein, with protein sequence MKLKKSHLMVMALVTSLLLTACNNKANKSDTEAKKQVLNVTVSEEIPSLDTAKTMDGTSAHVMQNIFEGLYVLDDQDQPIPAVAKSFERSEDGKKYTFELRKDAKWSNGDNVTANDFMFAWKRAINPETASQYAYMLFQVKNAKEINKGTMPLDELGIKVINDYKLEVELEQPIPYFLQLLALPIYLPQHESFLKEQGGNYGLEPSNLIYNGPFVLETWKHEQEFQLKKNDTYWDQKKVKLDEINFHIVKDTMTAVNLYEAGNLDRVPINSQIVDKYKGNKELHMSSDPGIAMLRFNEKNKALANKKVRQSISLALNKEDFVTHFINNGAKPASGLVPVGHVNEEIGKDFRKENGDISSYDLQNAKKVWEEAKKELGVEQVNLEFLTFEQDNAKRMTEYIKGDLEKNLQGLTIQIKQQPFKQKLQLEQTGDYDISMVNWGPDYKDPISYLELFTTSNPNNKMSYSNSRYDELIKKAKNELVLDQEKRWEALQEAERILLEDAAIAPLYHIGSAYVQKDYVKGIEKHQFGGVYTYKNAYIDKK encoded by the coding sequence ATGAAGCTAAAAAAGAGCCATTTAATGGTAATGGCACTTGTTACATCTTTATTATTAACAGCTTGTAATAATAAAGCGAATAAAAGTGATACAGAGGCTAAAAAACAAGTGCTAAATGTAACGGTATCAGAAGAAATTCCTTCTCTTGATACTGCGAAAACAATGGATGGTACGTCAGCACACGTTATGCAAAACATATTTGAAGGATTGTATGTGCTAGATGATCAAGATCAGCCTATTCCAGCAGTAGCAAAATCATTTGAAAGAAGTGAAGATGGTAAAAAATATACATTTGAATTGCGTAAAGATGCAAAATGGTCAAATGGTGATAATGTAACAGCAAATGATTTTATGTTTGCGTGGAAACGTGCGATTAATCCTGAAACAGCATCTCAATATGCATACATGCTCTTTCAGGTGAAAAATGCGAAAGAAATAAATAAGGGAACAATGCCACTTGATGAACTTGGGATTAAAGTCATAAATGATTATAAGTTAGAAGTTGAACTCGAACAGCCGATTCCATATTTCTTACAGTTATTAGCTTTACCTATATACTTACCACAGCATGAATCATTTTTGAAAGAACAAGGGGGCAATTACGGGCTTGAACCTAGTAATCTCATATATAATGGCCCATTCGTGTTAGAAACATGGAAGCATGAACAAGAATTTCAATTGAAGAAAAATGATACATATTGGGATCAAAAGAAAGTGAAGTTAGACGAAATAAACTTTCATATCGTAAAGGATACAATGACGGCTGTAAATTTATATGAAGCTGGTAATTTGGACCGGGTGCCTATTAATTCGCAAATTGTAGATAAGTATAAAGGGAATAAGGAATTACACATGTCGAGTGATCCTGGAATTGCTATGCTACGTTTTAATGAAAAAAATAAGGCGTTAGCAAATAAAAAAGTGCGTCAGTCTATCTCATTAGCGTTAAATAAAGAAGATTTTGTTACTCACTTTATTAATAACGGGGCAAAACCTGCAAGTGGACTTGTACCAGTTGGTCACGTGAATGAAGAGATTGGAAAAGATTTTAGAAAAGAGAACGGAGATATTTCTTCATATGATTTACAAAATGCGAAAAAGGTTTGGGAAGAAGCGAAAAAAGAACTTGGAGTAGAGCAAGTAAACCTCGAGTTTTTAACGTTTGAACAAGATAACGCAAAACGTATGACGGAATATATAAAAGGTGACTTAGAAAAGAATTTGCAAGGATTAACGATACAAATTAAACAACAGCCGTTTAAACAAAAGTTACAACTAGAACAAACAGGCGATTACGATATATCTATGGTAAATTGGGGACCTGATTATAAAGATCCAATTAGTTATTTAGAGTTATTTACGACGAGTAATCCGAATAATAAAATGAGTTACTCTAATTCTCGTTACGATGAATTAATAAAGAAAGCGAAAAATGAGCTAGTACTAGATCAAGAGAAACGCTGGGAAGCTCTGCAAGAGGCTGAACGTATTCTATTAGAGGACGCTGCGATAGCACCGCTTTATCACATTGGCTCAGCTTATGTACAAAAGGACTATGTAAAAGGAATTGAGAAGCATCAATTTGGTGGCGTGTATACGTATAAAAATGCTTATATTGATAAGAAGTAA
- the pssA gene encoding CDP-diacylglycerol--serine O-phosphatidyltransferase codes for MFNQTVKAIPNLFTIGNLLCGVFSITMNMNDYLEVASIFIFFSAVFDFLDGRIARKLKVNSEFGVELDSLADIVSFGVAPALLFHSIATPSVLTSLAFILFPTMGALRLAKFSVKPTIGYFKGLPIPAAGLPLAGMALFSYSNAWITLILALLMVSPIKFKKF; via the coding sequence TTGTTCAATCAGACTGTAAAAGCTATACCGAATTTATTTACGATTGGAAATTTATTGTGCGGTGTTTTTTCAATTACTATGAATATGAATGACTATTTGGAAGTAGCCTCCATTTTCATTTTCTTTTCAGCTGTTTTTGATTTTCTTGATGGAAGGATTGCGAGAAAATTAAAAGTGAACAGTGAGTTTGGTGTAGAATTAGATTCCTTAGCTGATATTGTTAGTTTCGGGGTTGCTCCTGCACTTTTATTTCATTCGATAGCAACACCCTCTGTTTTAACTTCTTTGGCATTTATCCTTTTCCCAACGATGGGTGCTTTAAGATTAGCTAAATTTAGTGTTAAACCAACCATTGGATATTTTAAGGGATTACCGATTCCAGCTGCTGGATTACCATTGGCTGGCATGGCATTGTTTTCATATAGCAATGCATGGATTACATTAATCCTCGCTCTCTTAATGGTAAGTCCAATTAAGTTTAAGAAATTTTAA
- a CDS encoding GNAT family N-acetyltransferase: protein MFPILKTDRLILRELTEEDAPGILQCFSNTDVLRYYGQKPLQDVDQVKQIINNFKLSYNARNGIKWGIELKDKKELIGTIGFHDWSSEHKRANISYAFLPEHWGNGYATEAVSDVLSYGFHTLHLKRIGAIVFLENEASNKVLLKLGFEKEGVLKNYMYQDDIPYDTNFYSLLKSV, encoded by the coding sequence ATGTTTCCTATATTAAAAACCGATCGACTCATTTTGCGAGAACTTACTGAAGAAGATGCACCAGGTATACTACAATGTTTTTCTAATACTGATGTACTGCGCTATTATGGTCAAAAACCATTACAGGATGTTGATCAAGTAAAACAAATCATTAATAATTTTAAACTGAGTTACAATGCAAGAAACGGTATAAAATGGGGAATCGAATTAAAAGATAAGAAAGAACTCATTGGGACAATTGGTTTTCACGATTGGTCTTCTGAGCACAAACGAGCAAATATAAGTTATGCCTTTCTCCCTGAACACTGGGGAAATGGGTATGCCACTGAAGCGGTTTCTGACGTTTTATCATATGGTTTCCACACGCTACATTTAAAACGGATCGGTGCAATTGTCTTTCTTGAAAACGAGGCTTCAAATAAAGTGCTATTAAAATTAGGTTTTGAAAAAGAAGGTGTTCTAAAAAACTATATGTATCAAGATGATATCCCCTATGATACGAATTTTTATTCTTTATTAAAATCTGTTTAA